From a single Thermodesulfobacteriota bacterium genomic region:
- a CDS encoding OmpA family protein: MAKKKKHHEEEHENMERWLVSYADFITLLFAFFVTMYSVSRVDGKKLGSAVESLQRALGSVMPIQMTQKEPGVFPNQVVPIHFSLTPIEGKPYTADGRALVKMAEDVKKGIEELSKNPSSKITTSLAHQIRFILEKRGLVIRISEHIFFNSGEATIRPEMEPILQVLGRTLEKVPNHVRIEGHTDNVPIHTPRFPSNWELSTARATTIVRYLLEHFQFDPERLSATGYGEYRPIATNQTPEGRMQNRRVDFVILSQKEMETEPQKEPGSEQKNPI, encoded by the coding sequence ATGGCGAAAAAGAAGAAGCACCATGAGGAAGAGCATGAAAACATGGAGCGGTGGCTCGTCTCCTATGCAGACTTCATCACCCTCCTCTTCGCCTTCTTTGTGACGATGTATTCGGTGTCGAGGGTCGATGGAAAGAAATTAGGCTCCGCGGTGGAATCCCTGCAGAGGGCCCTGGGCTCGGTCATGCCCATCCAGATGACCCAGAAGGAGCCGGGGGTCTTTCCAAATCAGGTCGTTCCCATCCACTTCAGCCTGACGCCCATCGAGGGGAAACCCTATACCGCCGATGGACGGGCTCTCGTCAAAATGGCCGAAGACGTCAAGAAGGGGATCGAGGAGCTCTCGAAGAACCCCTCCTCCAAGATCACGACCAGCCTGGCCCACCAGATCCGTTTCATCCTCGAAAAGCGAGGGCTCGTCATCCGGATCTCCGAACATATCTTCTTCAACTCCGGGGAGGCGACCATCCGGCCTGAGATGGAACCCATCCTCCAGGTCCTGGGCCGGACCCTCGAGAAGGTCCCTAACCATGTCCGGATCGAAGGCCATACCGACAATGTGCCCATCCACACCCCCAGATTTCCCTCCAACTGGGAGCTTTCCACAGCGAGGGCCACGACGATCGTCCGATACCTTCTCGAGCACTTCCAGTTCGATCCCGAACGCCTCTCCGCCACGGGATATGGAGAATATCGGCCCATCGCCACGAACCAAACCCCGGAAGGCAGGATGCAGAATCGGAGGGTCGATTTCGTCATCCTGAGCCAGAAGGAGATGGAGACCGAACCCCAGAAGGAACCGGGCTCGGAGCAGAAGAACCCGATATAA
- a CDS encoding flagellar motor protein → MDKATLIGLVGGIGAILVGQALEGGHVGSIMQITAAIIVLGGTLGAVFVSFPFEGVMDAFKGVKIALKEPRHDPRQMIQQITAYANKARKEGILSLEKELKNIDDPFLRKALTLAVDGIEPHAIREAMETELGYLDEHGKMSAKVFKAAGGYAPTIGILGAVLGLIHVMENLNDPSKLGSGIAVAFVATVYGVGSANLIFLPIASKLELRHRHDMILKEMILEGVVSVSTGENPRLIEEKLRAFLTEKQKGLLASESKG, encoded by the coding sequence ATGGATAAGGCGACATTGATCGGTTTAGTCGGCGGCATCGGAGCGATTCTCGTGGGTCAGGCCCTGGAAGGCGGCCATGTGGGGTCGATCATGCAGATCACGGCCGCCATCATCGTCCTCGGAGGAACCTTAGGGGCGGTCTTCGTGAGCTTTCCTTTCGAGGGCGTCATGGACGCCTTCAAAGGGGTCAAGATTGCCCTCAAGGAGCCGAGGCACGACCCCCGCCAGATGATCCAGCAGATCACCGCCTATGCCAACAAGGCCCGGAAAGAGGGAATCCTCTCGCTCGAAAAGGAGCTCAAAAATATCGATGACCCCTTTTTAAGAAAGGCCCTCACCCTGGCCGTCGACGGCATCGAACCCCATGCGATCCGGGAGGCCATGGAGACCGAGTTGGGGTATCTCGATGAACATGGAAAGATGAGTGCAAAGGTCTTCAAGGCGGCCGGGGGATATGCGCCCACCATCGGGATCCTCGGGGCCGTCCTCGGACTCATCCACGTGATGGAAAATTTGAACGACCCTTCCAAATTGGGTTCAGGGATCGCGGTGGCCTTCGTGGCGACGGTCTATGGCGTGGGATCGGCGAACCTGATCTTTTTGCCCATCGCCAGCAAGTTGGAGCTGAGGCATCGTCACGATATGATTTTGAAAGAGATGATCCTCGAAGGGGTGGTCTCCGTCTCGACGGGTGAAAACCCCAGGTTGATCGAAGAAAAGCTGAGGGCCTTTCTGACAGAGAAACAGAAGGGCCTCCTCGCTTCGGAGTCGAAGGGTTAA
- a CDS encoding flagellar FlbD family protein, producing MITVTRLNNTPIVLNPDLIVFIEETPDTIITLSNGEKITVQETVGEVIHRVLNYRRSIFNPSIPIE from the coding sequence ATGATTACCGTCACCCGGCTCAATAACACGCCCATTGTGCTTAATCCGGATCTAATCGTTTTCATTGAAGAAACCCCAGACACCATCATCACCCTCTCCAATGGCGAGAAGATCACGGTCCAGGAGACGGTGGGCGAAGTGATTCACAGGGTCCTCAATTACCGTCGGTCCATCTTCAATCCGTCGATCCCGATCGAATAA